GCGTCACGGAACTGGAGCTGCGAAGCGACAACGAGGAGCAGCTTAGCATCAACGAGTTCCTGCTGGAGACAGAGATGGCGGCCTCACCGTCCCGCCGTCTGGAGGATCGATACGCGGGTGGCGCAGGAGCGGACGAGGATCAGGGCGGCCAGTGCCAGGACGATCAGTGCGCGCAGTGCAGCGAGGAGCGGGCCAGCGGAGAGGACAGGGATGCGGCCAGCACCAGCAGTCAGGCGGCGGCATCGTCCGGCGGTGGCAACAACTTTTACGATCCGCTCCTGAATCGGGGCAGCTACGCAAACTACAGTGAAGGTACTATCTATTCTTCAGCATCATTCGGATTTGATATCTTCATATTATTGATTCCTAGGTGGCTCTGCGAGTTCGGGACCTGGTTCGGCCAACGGCCAAATGTGCCAGGAGGCCTGCTGCAGCGGATCCGCATCCGGATCGACTGCATCCAGGAGCGGGCGGAGTGGAAGGCGGCAGAACCAGCAGGGTCAGCCGCCCAACTGCCACACCAGCCTGCTCACGCCGGAGATGATGAGCAACAAGACGAGCAAGGAGATCTACAAGGACCTGGCCAAGCAGTGGGGCATCACCTGCAAGATGTCCGAGAGCTGTCGGTGCATGGAGTGTCAGAGTCACTACTTCGACTGCGACTACGATGATGTGAGTAGCTGCGATAGCCATGGCATGGCAGATTCCACATCCATAATATATCGAATCCCCTTTGAAATCTTGCAGAACGAGCACCAGAAGACGGACGGAGGATTGGGCGCTGGCACGCCCATGTTTATCAGCGAGGTGATGCACGGATCCGGGTGCAACATTTTGTAGGGGACGACATCCGGACGCGGAATCCCCAAGGATTTGCTGAACAACTACAATTATTTATCCGTATTGTACATGTTATGATGAGGGAGATATCGCCTCCTCACGTACTTAGCACTGAGTGTTTGCACATTATTTTAAGGTAATGCTGCACGG
The sequence above is drawn from the Drosophila melanogaster chromosome 2R genome and encodes:
- the CG3257 gene encoding uncharacterized protein, encoding MAPFKIKFRMGSSRSTSQEHDPDPQVNEALLGAQSQQQNGQPLQEAVEASSSSSLDLADSSSLGQLSSERKLLLPPTTSSSTMRLGYLNQNRTPCINESLADTDADTVPTTPPPSYEHVLEENTRLSQHQRQLSLDSATPNQNSRRSSANSSRHSAAQLSAALEQLAGNGGAGEYCNDPDCRQNLNNNGATSHNGNHIQNANNNNDGEQIFEGVTELELRSDNEEQLSINEFLLETEMAASPSRRLEDRYAGGAGADEDQGGQCQDDQCAQCSEERASGEDRDAASTSSQAAASSGGGNNFYDPLLNRGSYANYSEGGSASSGPGSANGQMCQEACCSGSASGSTASRSGRSGRRQNQQGQPPNCHTSLLTPEMMSNKTSKEIYKDLAKQWGITCKMSESCRCMECQSHYFDCDYDDNEHQKTDGGLGAGTPMFISEVMHGSGCNIL